DNA from Gracilinanus agilis isolate LMUSP501 chromosome 3, AgileGrace, whole genome shotgun sequence:
ATCCCCTAACTTCACATATTTAGTTCAAGAGATAGCCATAGTCATAATTATAGTCATAGAAGgaactttctttctcctcttgttTTTGACCACatcagatcttttaaaaatatataattttatattttaaattttatatgagTGTACTATATAACTCCTCCcccctcaaaaaattttttttctgcaatTGTCAGTATTCTAACTTGAGAGTTAACTTGTTCTTTATCCTCTTACTCTAGTGGGTAACCAgttttttaatcactttttctTATATTCATTCTCATTGATTTATAATTgtattattgatttattattattgatttaattaaatattacCTCCTCCCCTAAACCAAGCATTTAGTCTCAGTACTTACCCTTCTGACCAATCTATAGGCATGGGAAGAccatatatgataatatatatataaactataccatattatttgctttcttggggagggaggagggggacagaagggaaaaaagaatgagacatagacaATCCATTCTCTTCTTCAACTATCCTATCTATTAACCCTTCTACCTATCAAGATAATCTTGTAGGCactctccattttttcttttttgagacttAATCTCCCTATATAGCTCCCAGGCTAGAAGAGTGTTGGCTATTTAAAGACCTAATCCTAATATTGATCTGCATGGAAGCTTGAGCCTGCTCCATTTTTCTGTTTGTGGAAGTTTGCCTCTCCTTAGGCAGTTGGGTGGCCCTTTGCTTCCAGAGGCTTACAATGCTTGAGGATTCTCCATTTTTTGTCTACATTCCTTTGCCTCTCATACATTTCCTGAAACTGAAAGCTCTTGCCAATTCATTTGAAATTAATTCTAGTCTTCCTTTGTTCCAGAAAGCCTCTCCAGATTATAAAGCTAATGGGAGTTCATATCTCTTTTACAATAGTGTATATATACCCTGAACTAATGTCTGCCAAAGAGTAGTATAAAAATGATTATAGTATGCCTTGTTTACTCCCTTCTAAAATATCAGCGTATTTAAGTAATATTTAATGGACCCTCagaatatcaaaaatatttttaaaacaatctccctcctcaagaaaaaaaggaacaaactGATCTTGAGGATAAATAAGCAAACTTTATTCTATTTTCATCTTAATATAAACCTgcatttctaaaaaattttaaatgaaaatatctgccattggttatttaaaaaataattagcatCAATAATAGCTATTGTTTATagagactttattttttatgaagCAATTTACATACATAGATGGTGAGGTAAATAATACAGGTTTGATTggccctgttttacagatgagtaaaatgaggcataaagttaagtgacatgcacGAGGTCACAGAATTAGTAGTGGTCAGACCCATATCTTCTAACCTCAAATCAAGTCATGTTTCCACTACACCACAGCTCCCTCTTTGAGAATGAGAGACAATTTCCACCCTCTCTTCCattaccttatttttctttttatctacttTATATGCATGTTGCCTCTCCTTTTAGAAAGTAAAATCTTTGCAGGCATGAACAGTTTCACTTTTCTCAGGATAATCCCCAGTACCTAGTAcactgtaggtgcttaataaatgcttggtattTGATTGCCTGGCAATCTGACTTGATTTTTAGCTGTCATGCTTGTGTTTGTTGTTTAAAAGTTACTTTGTTCTTGGCATTCATTGTATACCCACCAAATGTAAATGAATGATGACAGGttttgaatatttgttttcatatagaAATTTAGTAATATGCTAGTTTTTCTCTGCAGTCTTTGTCCTGAAAGTGAAAGGATTTTAGGGAACCTAACTTTCTCAGGTGACTGCTTCAGTGGTCTAAAGGAGTTCTTAGTATTTGCATAGGAGGTTCATTTGATTCAAAGAGCAAACATATCCAACTCCTTAACAGAATGTGGTTCACTAAGGTCAGCAGTtaaaaatacatatgtgtatattgtgcatatatatatatatatatgcctgtgtgtaaatatatatgcacacaatatacacatgtatattgaACTCTGCACCAAACAATACTGTAACTAAATCTGCCACATCTGTAACAGCAAACTAgtcttaaatgttttaaaatgcaaaaattacATCATGATGTCCATAATAATTTATTCAATTGGATACATTTTCTTGTTTGATGGGACTAAAGTTGCTTTTTAAGATTTTGTTGAGAAGTAAGGTGATGTCTTTGAGCAAAACTGCCCTTCTCAGGAAATCACCTCATTGACTTGGTCAGGTTGTGCGGTGGGTGTGGGGGGTCTGTGGGAGTTAGGGAGCGGGGAGAAGTTTGGAGGCTCCCGGTGTGTTGTTAAACATGGTCATGGAAAGTGCCTTTTGGTTTTGTGTTCCAGGAATCCTGTATCGCAAGTCCTGTGCATCGTCTGCTGCCTGTCTCATTGCCTCAGCTGGATACCAGTCCTTCTGTTCCCCAGGGAAATTGAACTCAGTCTGTATCAGCTGCTGTAAATCCTCACTCTGCAATGGGCCACGGCCCAAGAAAAGGGGCAGCTCGGCCGCGATGCCAAGGGCAAGGCTCCCCACCACCATTCTTCTCTTGAAACTGGCCTTCTTCTCAGTGCACTGCTGAAAGAGACCCCCACCCTCGTTCATTTGGCTCTCTGTCCTCCCTGAACTCCTTTGGTTATCTTCTGGAACAACACTTATAGAGCAGGACCTCTTGTTATATTTTCCCTTTGCTTCCTTAATGAAAGAGCTCAGTGTGAAAGGGGGCTGGGTAAGAAAATCCCAGAAAGCAACATTTTTGTAACCTTCAACTGGATTTTCAATGTGCACTTAAAAGGGGGTGGCAGGTAAAAGATGAGGGATTTTGGAAATCATATGTTCCCTTTCTGTTATTAGAAACCAGGTCTACTATTTCGAAATCAGCACTTAATGACATCAAGGTGgatcatttattttgttgttttcccGACTTTCTTTCCTTAgtggtttcttttgtttgttttgaggggTCGTGGGGATGGGAGTGGGGTCACTCAATGATGACTGCCTTATTTGGAATTCATACTTCATGTTCTCTCAGGTTGTTCTCTGCACCCAGAGTGGGCTCAGGAACAACctccagtggtttgctttcagagTTGGGCTCTAGTGATTCAAGACTCAATTGCTGAGGTCTAGAGTCAGGCTTGGTCTCACTCTGAAAAGTGCTTAAGCAAACCTTGTTAGTTCTCCTTGCAGAGGCATTGTGCCATGATGAAATGAAGATCAATGGGCGGGCAGAGCGGCCACTGCTGGTTGTGGAATTCAGATGGGCCCTGAGCAGTTTCTCTCTGTTGGCATGCTCCAGGGTCAGGTGACAGCAGAGAACTTGTCGGAAAACCTTGCGGAACTGCCTTGATGAGATGTTGTATAGGAGCGGGTTGATGACGGAGCTGAGGTAAAAGAAGGTATCGGCAAAGGGAAGGAGAATCATGTATGCCCTGAAATAGGAGCGCGTCCAATCCTGCTTCGGTTTTGCTGCAGCCATGAGCCTTCGAATCTGGTTTGGCATCCAGCATACTGCTAGAGTCACAACAATCAGTCCTGCGTGtgtaaaagggaagagagagaaagagagagagagagagagagagagagagagagagagagagagagagagagagaacacaaaacagcatgtgaaaaaaatcataaaatatttagtCTCTCAGTTCTGCACTTATCAGCTAGGAAATGGTAccaattttttcatgtttttcttgacaGCTTTTTCTGccactagcaaaaaaaaaaaaaaaccaacacaacaacaaaaacactgtTTCAAGGGCAGTGTAGTTGGCTGTATTAAAAACCATTAAATGTATAGATGGGGTTTATTTATACCTATTgatgtttgttcattttaaaatggtttcattgatatttgtatccttggaaaatattttatgtggTTTATGAATTTGGtttgttcttgttttcctttttcttccttttaaaaatatagccaTATTAGATTCGGCAGTGTCTATAAAAGACTAGACTTTGTACTTTACAAGATGTAGAGTTGGCATTATTTTTGGCAATCTTCCTCttaaagagaatatttttaagtCAAATGaaagtgtatatatacatatatacccttTTAATGGGACTGGACACATAATTATGTTGGCTTCTTATTAAATTCAAGTAGAATCAGACTTTTGGATGGCTTATGCCACTGAGAACTCCAAATGAGTAGATAGATGCCATTCAGTGCTCATTATTCACCATTCTCATGGTTGACATTTTATGGCATGTTTTGCGTATTCACAGCACTTTCCCATTCATTATCATTTGGCACTCTCCCTCAGAGAGGATTTGTTTTAATGGCTAACCCTAAAATCAGTCTAACTGGGCTTAGGACTTGAGTCCTTCATAGGTCTTTAACAATGCTTCCTCCCTTTCAATTCTATTGTTCTCTAGTCTAGAAAAATAATGGTCTCCCAAGGAGAAGAAAGTATTCGTGTaactatttataaattataattatagagCACCCTCTACTATAATTAAAAGTAGTATTTATATCTATACATTCCCATATACTCTCAGGGCCTTTACATATAAGATCATTGGTAGTTATGCTATTTTGATGGAGCATGAGATGTGATATACAATATACTTAACAAAAAAGCTTGTCTACATTGGataagaaactaaggaaaacatgAAGACCACATATCTGTATCAAGGTTCTTTCAGCTGCTGAGGAGACCTTCAGCCATATTGATAAGAATGCACAtttttatagaactttaaggttgtcaaaatgctttcctcacaaccatATAACTAGTTAAAGAGCAAAGATTTGAACCTGCATCTCCTAACTCtccactacaccatgctgcctctcatgaAATCATAATGTAGTCCTAGAGGCAACTCCCATTTGAAGACAAACATTTCATAGAACTGCTTTGGTTTtttggaaagctttttttttctgttgttttgtttctttgcGTTTGGATAACACAGCAAAAGGCAAGAGTCCTTATTGCTTTCAAACATACCAATCTACTAACAAGCCATAGGGAAACAATTACTGGCAAAGGTCTCTTCCTGTCTGAGAtcacaaatgaatattttttataataaaaattgctCCAGGAGAAGTGAACACATTTAAGTAAAGCCAGAGTTGGCAGTTCCacttgagtttgtcttggcatCTCTTTGATCGGTAGTGGATGTGCCTTGGGTCGGTTCTCGGCAGTGATTCGAAAGTAGCACTGCTCACCCAGTCTTTAGAGAATAAGTGAATTcacttagggaaaaaaaacaacatgggtCAATGATGACTTTATTTCACAGGTCGTTTTGTGATCActttaatttttctgatttttctgattCAGTTTCTGATGTCAAGGTGTATTTCCAGTCaggtggcctggagtcaggaagacctgagttcagattcagcctcagatacttattagctgtgtgaccctgggcaagtcacttaacctctttttgcctcaattctctcatttgtaaaacagggataataataacaactacctctcatggttgttgtgaaaattaaataacataataattataaagttcttggcatagtgcctggcacatagtaagtgctatataaatgttagcttttagtATCCTTTCTTCTCTACATGAGAGGTGCCCTTAAAACActtattatttctaaatataaaacCAGGAAATTTAACTTAACAATAATAATCTGTTCTGAACTGAACTGTCTGAATTATCCAGTTACAGATACTAGACTGAAAAAAGACTCATTTTGTTTTCTGActaggagagaaaggaattgcTTACTTACAAAAATAGAAGGCATATGACCACTTGCAGTTTTCTGTATCCTGTTTATCTTCCAGTTTCTGTAAAGTTACTGTTATCATCAGTTCAACTACCTGAAAGATTCAGCTTCGTAATTGTGAAGAAGACAGGAAGCTTGCCATACTAAGTAGAAGGTATATTCTTTGACCAAATTTGTAGGTTCTTTTTACCCATCATTGAATCTCAGAGCCCACATACAGCCTTCTTCATCTGATGACTGATTTACCAAGATATGAAAAATTGAACATAGGGTTTTAAGATGTTGAACTATATTGTGGGTAGCTATACTTAAAACAATTCAGGAAATGGAAATCCGGGGGTGGGTGGAGGGAACGAGAGCAGGTATAAGTTACACATAACACAGCACATACAAGCTAAGGAAAAGGAGTTTTCAGACTAGAAGAGGAAAATATCATTGTGGGGCAAGATCAGAGAACAGAGAAGGTTATTTTTCTTAGGTATTAACTACTTTTCCTTGTTTCCTTGGAATTTTTTACAAATAGACATAGCTGTTATCTTTGACTGGTAGTTACTCTACATCAAAGAGCAGTTTTTAAGATGGACTTATAGTATTTGGGCTTCTTCCTTTTGCACAACTTTCAAACTCTGacctccaccaccaccatcactccCTTGCCCACAGCTGCACATACATAATACATGTCCCTGATTTTTAGCTATACCCCAAAGGACATCATCAAAAAGATCTTGGGATCAGTCATTTACTTTCTTGGGCTCTCagattcttcttttgtaaaaggaAAGGATTGATGTATTCTGCCTCATCTTaagtttcctattttccccattacattgAATAACCTCTAATGTCTCGTCCAGCACTCAGTGCTATGATCCTCTGACCAGGAAGACCTAAAAGAAGTTCCTTCCATAGATTAAAGTTTTCCACCTCTGTTTCTTGGAGCCCACAACTTTACTCTATAGAGCTTGGCTTTGAGAGAATAAGTTTATCCTGCATTTTCATATGAAGTTATATTAGGTGACTCTAGATTCCACAGCAGAGTCCAAACTATATAACTACCAGATTTtggttatgttgtttcttttcttatGAATACCTGGCCCTGTCAAAAAAAACTGATGATTTCATTTAAACC
Protein-coding regions in this window:
- the LYPD1 gene encoding ly6/PLAUR domain-containing protein 1, giving the protein MWFLGIATTFWGLFLLPGFALQIQCYQCEEFQLDDCSSPEFIVNCTVNVQDTCQKEVMEQSSGILYRKSCASSAACLIASAGYQSFCSPGKLNSVCISCCKSSLCNGPRPKKRGSSAAMPRARLPTTILLLKLAFFSVHC